Proteins encoded by one window of Arachis hypogaea cultivar Tifrunner chromosome 1, arahy.Tifrunner.gnm2.J5K5, whole genome shotgun sequence:
- the LOC112784917 gene encoding deoxyhypusine hydroxylase, with protein MMASSDDAVFTSSKDTEKFLCNLLLDSTQPISDRFRALFSLRNLKGQAPRHALILATRDSSNLLAHEAAFALGQMQETEAIPALAAVLNDLSLHPIVRHEAAEALGAIGSYGNIPLLKSCLDLDPAQEVRETCELALERIRHLKDAGNSDDLSTNDISPFKSVDPAAPACSCTSVQQLREILLDEEKGMYERYAALFALRNDGGEEAVAAIIDSLGSKSALLRHEVAYVLGQLQDKAASTALSNILKDANEHPMVRHEAAEALGSIADDQSVALLEEFAADPEPLVSESCQVALSMLEYERSGKSFEFLFIRTPTVH; from the exons ATGATGGCTTCCTCCGACGACGCCGTTTTCACTTCGTCAAAGGACACCGAGAAGTTCCTCTGCAACTTGTTGCTGGATTCCACGCAACCCATCTCTGACCGCTTCAGAGCTCTCTTCTCTCTTCGCAACCTCAAAGGACAAGCCCCTCGCCACGCCCTCATTCTCG CCACGAGAGATTCATCAAATTTGTTGGCACATGAAGCCGCATTTGCGCTAGGCCAAATGCAGGAAACCGAAGCCATTCCTGCTTTGGCAGCAGTTCTAAATGACCTTTCTTTGCATCCAATTGTTCGCCATGAG GCAGCTGAAGCACTTGGTGCTATTGGTTCATATGGTAACATTCCCCTGTTGAAGAGTTGTTTGGATTTAGATCCGGCTCAGGAGGTCCGCGAAACTTGTGAGTTGGCTCTTGAACGTATTAGGCATTTAAAAGATGCTGGAAATAGTGATGATTTGTCTACAAATGATATTTCACCTTTTAAGTCAGTTGATCCAGCTGCACCGGCATGCTCGTGTACCTCGGTACAACAATTGAG GGAAATACTTCTGGATGAAGAAAAAGGGATGTATGAGAGATATGCAGCTCTTTTTGCACTTAGAAATGATGGTGGAGAGGAAGCTGTTGCTGCTATTATCGATTCATTGGGTTCAAAAAGCGCTCTTTTACGTCATGAG GTTGCATATGTTCTGGGTCAGTTGCAAGACAAAGCTGCTTCAACTGCGCTATCCAACATACTTAAAGATGCGAATGAGCACCCAATGGTTAGACATGAAGCTGCTGAAGCTCTTGGGTCAATTGCAG ATGACCAAAGTGTAGCCCTTCTTGAGGAGTTTGCAGCGGATCCAGAGCCTCTTGTCTCTGAAAGCTGTCAAGTTGCACTAAGCATGCTAGAATATGAACGATCAGGGAAATCATTTGAG TTTCTCTTTATTCGCACTCCAACTGTGCATTGA
- the LOC112784783 gene encoding probable disease resistance protein At5g66900, translating into MGGATAQQQELENIIEKVKTAQRCKQTRRILKSTLKGSKSLVYEIKQYNNDLDQPRDEIKALIKENGAAQDSESPCCNCFSSCSLWFGKCFFHIPFYRIRSVRSERNSYCDAKEMLSNVRDVLELLSRQNIEKRLSGGSIKRRPCGFPEKPGFTVGLDEPLRRLKVEVLMEGVSVIVLTGLGGSGKTTLATMLCFDEQVKDKFDENILFVTFSKNPKLKTIVERLFEQCGYQVPEFKSDNDAVNQMVVLLRHIGTRPTLLVLDDVWPGSEALVEKFQIQMSQYKILVTSRVAFPRFASHFILKPLNQEDALTLFRHYALLERSCSDIPNEDIVQKVVSGCKGSPLAIMVMARSLSRQPYGFWLKIVEKLSQGHSILDSNAELVNCLQKILEVLQNKPFIKECFMDLGLFPEDQRIPVTALIDIWKELYGLDDDGQEAMTIINILDSMNLVKLSVARKSVCGVDNYYYNNHFLVLHDLVRELAIYQSNQEPIERRQRLMIDVNENASQRWLGKKQKGMMMARISSYLTRCVKQKAVQVTVRTLSISTDEAYPSLLSNVKTDETEVLIVDLRTKQYSFPESIEKMNKLKVIIVTNYGFHPSELNNFEKLSSLSNLRRIRLERISAPPLVILKNLRKISLYMCNMTRVFQNGNIPISEAFPNLVELSIDYCKDMVKLPNELCDITPLKNISITNCHKFNALPQDIGKLSKLELLRLSCCTDLQGLPNSIGRLSILRLLDISNCMNLPDLPEDIGNLRSLRNLYMTGCSNCELPFSVANLENLKVICDEETAASWEAFIPIIPNLKVEVPQVDVNLNWLHPLSS; encoded by the exons ATGGGAGGAGCCACCGCGCAACAGCAGGAGTTAGAGAACATAATCGAAAAAGTCAAAACTGCCCAAAGATGCAAACAAACCAGGCGGATCCTAAAGTCAACCCTAAAGGGTTCAAAGTCTCTTGTGTACGAAATCAAGCAATATAACAACGACCTTGATCAACCAAGAGATGAAATTAAAGCTCTGATCAAAGAAAATGGTGCAGCTCAAGATTCAGAATCGCCATGCTGCAATTGCTTCTCGTCTTGTTCCCTTTGGTTTGGTAAGTGCTTCTTTCATATCCCTTTCTACAGGATAAGATCGGTGCGGAGCGAGAGGAACAGTTATTGTGATGCGAAGGAGATGCTTTCGAATGTTAGGGACGTTCTTGAACTTCTTAGTAGACAGAATATCGAGAAGAGGCTTAGCGGCGGTTCGATTAAGCGTCGTCCTTGTGGTTTTCCTGAGAAACCGGGTTTTACTGTTGGATTGGATGAGCCTTTGAGGAGGCTGAAGGTGGAGGTTCTGATGGAGGGCGTTTCGGTAATTGTATTGACTGGACTTGGTGGTTCTGGAAAGACTACTCTGGCTACAATGCTCTGTTTTGATGAACAAGTCAAAG ATAAATTCGATGAAAATATATTGTTTGTCACCTTCTccaaaaatcccaagttgaagaCCATTGTAGAGAGACTATTTGAACAATGTGGATATCAAGTGCCTGAGTTTAAAAGCGACAATGATGCTGTTAACCAAATGGTAGTTTTATTGAGGCATATTGGGACAAGACCGACGTTGTTGGTCCTCGACGATGTTTGGCCTGGCTCAGAAGCCCTTGTtgaaaaatttcaaattcaaatgtcACAGTACAAGATTCTAGTGACTTCAAGGGTTGCATTTCCTAGATTCGCCTCTCACTTTATCCTAAAACCACTTAATCAAGAAGATGCATTGACGCTTTTCCGTCACTATGCTTTATTGGAAAGAAGCTGCTCAGATATACCAAATGAAGATATTGTCCAAAAGGTTGTAAGTGGTTGCAAGGGTTCACCTCTTGCTATTATGGTGATGGCTAGATCCCTCAGTCGTCAACCTTACGGGTTTTGGCTCAAGATAGTAGAGAAATTGTCACAAGGTCATTCTATACTTGATTCTAATGCTGAATTGGTAAACTGTCTACAAAAGATCTTAGAAGTATTGCAGAATAAGCCCTTCATAAAGGAGTGTTTCATGGACTTAGGGTTATTCCCCGAAGATCAAAGAATCCCTGTCACTGCTCTCATTGATATATGGAAAGAATTGTATGGACTGGACGATGATGGCCAAGAAGCAATGACCATCATCAATATATTGGACTCCATGAATTTGGTTAAGCTCTCAGTAGCAAG GAAAAGTGTTTGTGGTGTAGACAATTACTATTACAATAACCACTTCCTCGTCCTACATGATCTTGTAAGAGAACTTGCAATTTATCAAAGCAATCAAGAACCAATTGAACGTAGACAGAGACTGATGATTGATGTGAATGAAAATGCTAGCCAACGGTGGCTCGGTAAGAAGCAGAAAGGCATGATGATGGCCCGCATTTCAAGTTATCTGACACGATGTGTTAAACAAAAGGCAGTACAAGTCACCGTCCGCACATTGTCAATATCAACTG ATGAAGCTTACCCTTCTCTCTTGTCCAATGTGAAAACAGATGAAACTGAGGTTTTGATTGTTGATCTCCGAACAAAACAGTACTCGTTCCCAGAATCGATTGAAAAAATGAACAAACTAAAAGTTATCATTGTTACAAATTATGGTTTCCATCCATCAGAACTGAACAATTTTGAGAAACTCAGTTCCTTATCAAACCTGAGAAGAATCAGATTAGAGAGAATTTCTGCTCCTCCGCTTGTCATATTGAAGAATCTAAGAAAAATATCCCTCTACATGTGTAATATGACTCGGGTTTTCCAAAATGGCAACATCCCAATTTCGGAAGCATTTCCAAATCTAGTCGAATTGAGCATTGACTACTGCAAAGATATGGTTAAATTGCCTAATGAGTTGTGTGATATTACCCCACTAAAGAATATCAGCATTACAAATTGTCACAAGTTTAATGCACTTCCCCAAGACATTGGAAAGTTATCAAAGCTGGAACTTCTAAGGCTTAGTTGTTGTACTGATTTGCAAGGGTTACCGAATTCAATTGGAAGGCTGTCGATTCTGCGTCTTCTTGACATCTCAAACTGCATGAACCTTCCAGATttaccagaagacattggaaatCTGCGTAGTCTGAGAAACCTTTACATGACAGGTTGTTCAAATTGCGAATTGCCGTTCTCAGTCGCCAATCTTGAGAATTTAAAAGTCATATGTGATGAAGAAACTGCTGCTTCATGGGAAGCTTTCATACCAATTATTCCGAATCTAAAGGTAGAGGTGCCTCAAGTTGATGTCAACTTAAATTGGCTTCACCCACTTAGCTCCTAA